The following proteins are co-located in the Siansivirga zeaxanthinifaciens CC-SAMT-1 genome:
- a CDS encoding SusC/RagA family TonB-linked outer membrane protein, translating to MNLKNKLALIAILLFNLTLFAQKNTIRGQVVSKTDNMPIPGVNIVVLKTNKGTTTDFDGGYQIEAKSGDVLQFSYIGFVTQVQIVKDKNTINISLVEDLAQLDEVVVVGYGSLKKSNITSAVSTYKNENMEQLPFSRVDQALQGKIAGVQIQNTSSAAGEDPVIRIRGQASINASPDPLVVLDGQPIEDGLSSINMADIESISVLKDASSAAIYGSRGANGVILVTTKSGSDKKTSYSFNHSIGFKSAYELYDVQTSSEYVRQLYDERELRLNDPLWDSGTVPSISIGDQKQYILENLVRGGQGTLYQDEFMRTGIFRNIGLSASGGTKKFKYRISGAYNGDESMMQKSNFDKYQFRVKLDVDLSDKLSAGVNIAPTYSEIERPANDYRDYYRFPSFIPVRHTAETLALAQSDGNFQDLVVGDYANPSHFYSLVFPEYPLPDGTTYTSTNLSNPWTTSSINPFKVLNLQDDTQEEFRVQANFYLDYKINKDLTFKTTANAYYRFSDRVQWVGTNARAETNVNYAVYITRDYRDLLSENTLNYVKDFDKHSFNALIGFSAQRTDYHNSSFTGQNFPNDNIRTWNNAGTLVNLNSSSDPGGEVKNATALLSYYGRLVYSYDGLFNLTGTFRRDGASQFGPGNKWGTFPSVSGGINLARLDFIKSSNVISKLNFRVAYGETGNNRTEPLGSNNAFNPYLNLLTNTPYGGDISIYDSTNANYVTGSGNGTQANGQATPAEAGANADLTWETTVSTNLGFDLGLFRNRVNLSAEFYESNTDKLLLTPENQLYSGVQFAWNNVGSLQNRGHEIELSTINIATENFRWTTVANYASNRLKLTDFGGLAETPRPGERGELYITEVGSPLVQFYGYKTDGVWVSQAEIDASGFTNDDVSIGTLTPGGLKLLDISGPDGVPDGKINTDDRTVIGDPYADFTWGMTNTFEYKGIDLSFSFQGVHGIEMYLGDTGYTETKSQVVNYTKNRWVSPSNPGDGQTPYETLGGVQWVQTDYGIDDASYIALRDITLGYNLDEKWSNRIGLNQLRVYVAGQNLLYLTAKDFRGLNPESRRSGGQYSSPLITGYDRGGYPVPKTIVLGFDVKF from the coding sequence ATGAATTTAAAAAACAAGCTAGCACTTATTGCAATTTTGCTTTTTAATTTAACACTATTTGCACAAAAAAACACCATTAGAGGGCAAGTTGTTTCTAAAACAGATAACATGCCAATTCCAGGTGTAAATATTGTTGTATTAAAAACAAATAAGGGAACAACGACGGATTTTGATGGAGGATATCAAATTGAAGCTAAAAGCGGTGATGTATTGCAGTTTTCATATATTGGATTTGTTACTCAGGTTCAAATTGTTAAAGATAAAAACACAATCAATATTTCTTTAGTAGAGGATTTAGCTCAATTAGATGAGGTAGTGGTTGTAGGGTATGGTTCTTTAAAAAAATCTAATATAACTAGTGCTGTTTCTACTTACAAAAATGAAAATATGGAACAATTGCCCTTTTCAAGAGTCGATCAAGCACTACAGGGAAAGATTGCAGGAGTTCAAATTCAAAACACATCATCGGCAGCAGGTGAAGATCCAGTTATTAGAATTAGAGGTCAAGCATCAATTAATGCAAGTCCCGATCCTTTAGTTGTGTTAGATGGTCAACCCATCGAAGATGGATTATCATCAATAAATATGGCAGATATTGAGAGTATCTCTGTACTTAAAGATGCTTCTTCAGCTGCTATATATGGTTCAAGAGGTGCAAACGGGGTAATATTAGTAACCACCAAAAGTGGTAGTGATAAAAAAACGTCTTATAGTTTTAATCATTCAATAGGTTTTAAAAGTGCTTACGAATTGTATGACGTTCAAACGTCTTCAGAATATGTTCGACAACTTTATGACGAACGCGAATTGAGACTTAACGATCCTTTGTGGGATAGTGGAACTGTTCCATCTATATCAATTGGCGATCAAAAACAATACATACTTGAGAATTTGGTTAGAGGCGGTCAAGGAACACTTTACCAAGATGAATTTATGAGAACTGGTATTTTTAGAAATATTGGTTTAAGTGCCTCTGGAGGTACAAAAAAATTTAAATACCGAATTTCAGGTGCTTATAATGGCGACGAGAGTATGATGCAAAAGAGCAATTTCGACAAGTATCAATTTAGAGTTAAATTGGATGTAGATTTAAGCGATAAATTATCAGCTGGTGTTAATATAGCACCTACTTACAGTGAAATTGAAAGACCTGCAAATGATTATCGAGATTATTATAGGTTTCCAAGTTTTATTCCTGTTAGACATACCGCCGAAACTTTGGCTCTTGCACAATCAGATGGGAATTTTCAAGATTTGGTAGTTGGAGATTATGCCAATCCTTCACATTTTTACAGTTTAGTATTTCCAGAATATCCACTGCCTGATGGAACTACTTATACAAGCACAAATTTATCCAATCCCTGGACAACCAGTAGTATTAATCCATTTAAGGTTTTAAATTTGCAAGATGATACTCAAGAAGAATTTAGAGTTCAAGCAAATTTCTATTTAGATTATAAAATAAATAAAGACTTAACATTTAAAACTACGGCAAATGCCTATTACAGATTTTCAGATAGAGTGCAATGGGTAGGAACTAATGCACGTGCCGAAACCAATGTTAATTATGCTGTATATATAACAAGAGATTATAGAGATTTATTAAGCGAGAATACTTTAAATTATGTAAAAGATTTTGATAAGCATTCATTTAATGCCTTAATTGGTTTTTCTGCTCAAAGAACAGATTATCATAATTCTAGCTTTACTGGTCAAAATTTTCCAAATGATAATATTAGAACATGGAATAATGCAGGAACTCTTGTAAATTTAAATTCGTCTTCAGATCCAGGAGGTGAAGTTAAAAACGCTACAGCATTATTGTCGTATTATGGGAGATTAGTTTATTCTTACGATGGTTTATTCAATTTAACAGGTACATTTAGAAGAGATGGTGCTTCACAATTTGGACCAGGAAATAAATGGGGAACATTCCCTTCGGTTTCAGGGGGAATAAACTTAGCAAGATTAGATTTTATTAAATCATCTAATGTAATTAGTAAATTAAACTTTAGAGTGGCCTATGGTGAAACAGGTAATAACCGTACAGAACCATTAGGATCTAATAATGCTTTTAATCCTTATTTAAATTTATTAACAAATACTCCTTATGGGGGTGATATCTCAATTTACGATTCTACTAATGCAAATTATGTTACTGGCTCAGGTAATGGTACACAAGCTAACGGCCAAGCTACTCCAGCAGAGGCAGGAGCGAATGCCGATCTTACTTGGGAAACCACCGTATCAACAAATTTAGGTTTCGATTTGGGTTTATTTAGAAATAGAGTAAATCTTTCTGCTGAATTTTATGAATCAAATACCGATAAGTTACTTTTAACACCAGAAAACCAATTGTATAGTGGTGTACAATTTGCTTGGAATAACGTAGGTAGCCTCCAAAATCGTGGTCATGAAATTGAATTATCTACAATAAATATTGCTACTGAAAATTTTAGATGGACTACGGTTGCTAATTATGCATCAAACAGGCTTAAATTAACAGATTTTGGTGGTTTAGCTGAAACACCACGACCAGGTGAACGAGGTGAATTATACATTACAGAGGTTGGTAGCCCTTTGGTACAATTTTATGGGTATAAAACAGATGGTGTTTGGGTTTCGCAAGCCGAAATAGATGCTTCTGGTTTTACCAATGATGATGTATCTATTGGTACTTTAACTCCTGGTGGTTTAAAACTTTTAGATATTTCTGGTCCAGATGGTGTGCCAGATGGTAAAATTAATACTGATGATAGAACTGTAATTGGCGATCCGTATGCAGATTTTACTTGGGGTATGACAAATACTTTTGAATACAAAGGTATTGATTTATCATTCTCATTTCAAGGTGTTCATGGTATCGAAATGTACTTAGGGGATACAGGTTATACCGAAACCAAAAGTCAGGTGGTAAATTATACCAAGAATCGTTGGGTGAGTCCTTCCAATCCAGGTGATGGTCAAACGCCTTACGAAACACTAGGAGGTGTACAATGGGTGCAAACCGATTACGGTATTGATGATGCCTCTTATATTGCTTTAAGAGATATTACTTTAGGTTATAATTTAGACGAAAAATGGTCTAATAGAATAGGTTTAAATCAACTTAGAGTTTATGTTGCTGGGCAAAACTTACTTTATTTAACAGCTAAGGATTTTAGAGGATTGAACCCTGAGAGTAGAAGATCTGGTGGACAATATAGCAGTCCATTAATTACAGGTTATGATAGAGGCGGGTATCCCGTACCAAAAACCATTGTATTAGGTTTTGATGTTAAATTTTAA
- a CDS encoding alginate lyase family protein, which produces MKIKLHDILIAFLFIAASCKAQSKAISNIKKSNKLEHPSLILTKTGVEKIRKQLGNVPVFDATLAKVKAEVDAEILNGIEVPIPKDYSGGYTHERHKKNFLIIQKAGVLYQILDDATYAKYVKSMLLAYAKIYPTLPVHPQTRSYARGKLFWQCLNDSNWLVYTSQAYDCIYNYLTENERNHLEKDLFKPFAKFISEENPQFFNRVHNHSTWGNVAVGMIALVMDDDKLLETALHGLKHDNIDPNARDNDGGFIKKAGQKVGFLANLEEPFSPDGYYTEGPYYQRYAMYPFLVFAEALQNVKLELKIFEYKNGVLLKSIYTLLNLTDADGNFFPLNDGQKGMSYYSRELVSAVDIGYYYSENKTDLLSIAKKQGEVLLDNTGLAVAIGIRDGLETPFIKKSLDLSDGKNGDEGGVAILRANGSKDELSLVMKYSAQGLSHGHYDKLSFSLYEGGNEVIQDYGMARFVNIQQKGGGNYLKENTTWAKQTIAHNTINQDETSHFNGDFETGSLHHSEKYIFDVSNSKLQIVSAKETNAYPGTQIHRTMAFVKDNSFENSFLLDIIKIDAEKNHQYDLPYYFLGQLMSANFEYTKSETLMPLGTKNGFQHLWKEAVGKTGTGNAKISWFNKERFYTLTSVVSNEDDLIFTRIGANDPRFNLRNDPGFIIRKQQIKDTYFVSIIESHGHYDPVSEIATNAFSNIKNLTILYSDEAYVAIHIENINHTESMFLFSFKNNSIDKKHQIKIEDKVYEWVGVYQLINNN; this is translated from the coding sequence TTGAAAATCAAATTACACGACATTTTAATTGCTTTTCTGTTTATTGCTGCTTCTTGCAAAGCACAGTCAAAAGCAATTTCAAACATAAAAAAATCGAATAAGTTAGAACACCCAAGTTTAATATTAACAAAAACGGGCGTTGAAAAAATTAGGAAACAATTGGGTAATGTGCCTGTGTTTGATGCAACTTTAGCCAAAGTAAAAGCAGAAGTAGATGCCGAAATTTTAAACGGTATTGAAGTGCCTATCCCTAAAGATTATTCGGGCGGCTATACGCACGAAAGACACAAAAAAAACTTTTTAATTATACAAAAAGCAGGTGTTTTATACCAAATTTTAGATGACGCAACTTATGCAAAGTATGTAAAAAGCATGCTTTTGGCATATGCTAAAATTTATCCTACACTTCCAGTGCATCCACAAACACGCTCGTATGCTCGTGGTAAATTGTTTTGGCAATGTTTAAACGATTCTAACTGGTTGGTATATACAAGTCAAGCTTACGATTGTATTTATAATTATTTAACTGAAAATGAACGCAATCATTTAGAAAAAGATCTTTTTAAGCCATTTGCAAAATTTATTTCGGAAGAAAACCCTCAGTTTTTCAATCGTGTTCATAACCACAGTACTTGGGGTAATGTGGCGGTTGGTATGATTGCCTTGGTTATGGATGATGATAAATTATTAGAAACCGCATTACATGGTTTAAAACACGACAATATAGACCCAAATGCTAGAGATAACGATGGAGGTTTTATAAAAAAAGCAGGCCAAAAAGTAGGATTTCTAGCTAATTTAGAAGAACCATTTTCACCCGATGGTTATTATACAGAAGGCCCATATTACCAACGGTATGCCATGTATCCTTTTTTGGTTTTTGCAGAAGCATTGCAAAACGTAAAACTAGAGCTTAAAATATTCGAATATAAAAACGGAGTCCTATTAAAATCTATTTATACATTATTAAACTTAACCGATGCAGATGGTAATTTCTTTCCTTTAAACGATGGTCAAAAAGGAATGTCATACTACTCACGAGAATTGGTTTCAGCAGTAGATATAGGCTATTATTACAGTGAAAATAAAACCGATTTATTATCAATAGCTAAAAAACAAGGCGAAGTTTTGTTAGATAATACCGGTTTAGCGGTTGCTATTGGTATTCGCGACGGTTTGGAAACACCATTCATTAAAAAGTCATTGGATTTATCCGATGGTAAAAACGGTGATGAAGGCGGTGTAGCTATATTAAGAGCAAACGGTTCTAAAGACGAGCTAAGTTTGGTTATGAAATATTCGGCACAAGGCTTAAGTCATGGACATTATGATAAATTATCGTTCTCATTATACGAAGGCGGTAATGAAGTTATTCAAGATTATGGTATGGCTCGTTTTGTTAATATACAACAAAAAGGTGGCGGTAATTATTTAAAAGAAAACACCACTTGGGCAAAACAAACCATTGCACATAATACTATAAACCAAGATGAAACATCCCATTTTAATGGCGATTTTGAAACAGGAAGTTTACACCATTCTGAAAAATATATTTTTGATGTTTCAAATTCCAAGCTTCAAATAGTAAGTGCCAAAGAAACAAATGCGTATCCCGGTACCCAAATTCATAGAACAATGGCATTTGTAAAGGATAATTCTTTTGAAAATTCATTTCTTTTAGACATCATTAAAATAGATGCAGAAAAGAACCATCAATATGATTTGCCATATTATTTTTTAGGGCAATTAATGTCGGCTAATTTTGAATATACAAAATCAGAAACTTTAATGCCATTGGGTACTAAAAATGGTTTTCAACATTTATGGAAAGAAGCTGTCGGTAAAACAGGAACAGGCAATGCAAAAATTTCATGGTTTAATAAAGAACGTTTTTACACTCTAACATCTGTAGTTTCAAATGAAGATGATTTAATATTTACCCGCATAGGCGCTAACGATCCTCGTTTTAATTTAAGAAACGATCCTGGTTTTATTATAAGAAAACAACAAATTAAAGATACATATTTTGTATCTATAATAGAATCTCATGGGCATTATGACCCCGTAAGTGAAATAGCCACAAATGCATTTAGTAATATAAAAAATTTAACTATTTTATATAGTGATGAAGCTTATGTAGCAATACATATTGAAAATATAAACCATACTGAAAGTATGTTTTTGTTTTCTTTTAAAAACAATTCAATAGATAAAAAGCATCAAATTAAAATAGAAGATAAAGTCTACGAATGGGTAGGTGTTTATCAATTAATCAATAATAATTAA
- a CDS encoding chondroitinase-B domain-containing protein, with translation MKKILLVSSFLILLVSCAKQTQIRSIKVANINELNEAIKNCKPGDNIVLANGVWNDVQIKFYGNGTKEKPITLSVEEKGKVTIEGVSNLKMGGTYLEVSGLYFKNGNTPNNSVIQFKINNDSIANNCKVMQCVIEEFTQPDRDVSDHWVEFWGRHNELSNCYLTGKSNFGPTIMVKLEGNENINNYHQIINNHFGLRPRKGGPHGETLQLGNSDTSMTPSHTLVANNFFDHCNGEIEIISSKSNFNEFRNNVFFESEGSLVLRHGNYATIDGNVFIGNDNSKFIGGIRVINTGHWITNNYFYKIKGAEFRSALAVMNGIPKSPLNRYNQVTDAVVAYNTFIDCVSPWQFSVGSNISQSDVLPATEIRSARPERVVVANNVIYNEVANQYPIVNYDKVDGVTFKNNIINSENKSEVKPNGLKTKAISVTKKTDNLYVLNENINNVYNGFDFETITKDIFGNDRTTNNNSIGAIVNPVKENSVLIDRSKYGTNWYQVYRLKPEPKTFNVSTTEELKNNLKQASSGDTVSLKPGVYNISSSLVINKEINLVSIDKNNKSELIFKSENTAFEMHPKAKLKLKDVILSGNKNQNTFTTLNKNMSKAYDLFIDNVEIKDFKTVLKVSKGSFADSIFVANSIIKNCERGFMLNKETNDGGDYNAEFVIIKNSTFDAINEVVLDFYRGGYDESTIGGNLLLENNSITHSGTGEKDQILIKNRGIVNVEFSGNTFKNNPVKLIAILWGEKGQEPGVNTIENSGKIEVVKNLKLKLMY, from the coding sequence ATGAAAAAAATTTTATTAGTTTCTAGTTTTTTAATTCTTCTTGTTTCATGTGCAAAACAAACACAAATAAGGAGTATTAAAGTAGCGAATATAAATGAGTTAAACGAAGCTATTAAAAACTGTAAACCCGGAGATAATATTGTTTTAGCAAATGGTGTTTGGAACGATGTTCAAATTAAATTTTACGGAAACGGTACTAAAGAAAAACCAATCACTTTATCTGTCGAGGAAAAAGGAAAAGTAACCATAGAAGGTGTTTCAAATTTAAAAATGGGAGGCACCTATTTAGAGGTTAGCGGTCTGTATTTTAAAAATGGTAACACACCTAATAATAGCGTTATTCAATTTAAAATAAATAACGATTCTATTGCAAATAATTGCAAAGTAATGCAATGTGTCATTGAAGAATTTACCCAACCAGACCGAGATGTTAGCGACCATTGGGTAGAGTTTTGGGGAAGGCATAACGAGTTGAGCAATTGTTACCTAACAGGTAAATCTAACTTTGGCCCAACCATAATGGTAAAGTTGGAAGGAAACGAAAACATCAATAATTACCATCAAATCATTAATAACCATTTCGGTCTAAGACCTCGTAAAGGAGGTCCACATGGAGAAACACTTCAGTTGGGAAATAGCGATACGTCTATGACCCCATCGCACACCTTGGTGGCAAACAATTTTTTTGATCATTGTAATGGTGAAATTGAAATTATTTCCAGTAAATCCAATTTTAACGAATTTAGAAACAATGTGTTTTTTGAAAGCGAAGGTTCGTTGGTGCTTAGACATGGAAATTATGCTACCATAGATGGTAATGTTTTTATAGGTAACGATAATTCCAAATTTATAGGGGGCATCCGTGTTATAAATACCGGACATTGGATTACAAATAACTATTTCTATAAAATAAAAGGTGCAGAATTTAGAAGTGCTCTAGCGGTAATGAACGGAATCCCAAAATCGCCATTAAATAGATATAACCAAGTAACAGATGCCGTTGTAGCGTACAACACATTTATAGATTGTGTGTCTCCATGGCAGTTTAGTGTAGGTTCTAACATAAGCCAAAGCGATGTGTTACCAGCTACCGAAATACGTTCAGCACGACCAGAACGTGTGGTGGTTGCGAATAATGTTATTTACAATGAAGTTGCTAACCAATACCCAATAGTGAATTATGATAAAGTTGACGGTGTAACCTTCAAAAACAATATTATAAATAGTGAAAATAAAAGTGAAGTAAAGCCTAACGGTTTAAAAACCAAAGCTATTTCGGTTACAAAAAAAACGGATAATCTATATGTTTTAAATGAAAATATAAACAACGTTTATAATGGGTTTGATTTTGAAACCATCACTAAAGACATCTTTGGAAACGATAGAACTACAAATAATAACAGCATTGGGGCCATTGTAAATCCTGTAAAAGAAAATTCGGTTTTAATAGATAGATCGAAATACGGAACCAATTGGTATCAGGTATATAGACTAAAACCAGAACCCAAAACTTTTAACGTTTCAACTACAGAAGAATTAAAAAATAATTTGAAACAGGCCAGTTCAGGAGATACTGTTTCGCTTAAACCAGGAGTTTATAATATAAGTTCAAGTTTGGTAATTAATAAGGAAATCAACTTGGTTTCTATTGATAAAAACAACAAATCTGAGCTCATTTTTAAATCAGAAAATACCGCTTTTGAAATGCATCCTAAAGCAAAATTAAAATTGAAAGATGTTATTTTAAGCGGAAATAAAAACCAAAACACCTTCACTACTTTAAATAAAAATATGAGTAAAGCATATGATTTATTTATAGATAATGTAGAAATTAAAGATTTTAAAACAGTTTTAAAAGTATCTAAAGGATCTTTTGCAGATTCGATTTTTGTAGCTAATTCTATTATTAAAAATTGTGAACGTGGTTTTATGTTGAATAAGGAAACCAATGATGGAGGAGATTATAATGCTGAATTTGTAATTATTAAAAATTCAACCTTCGATGCTATTAATGAAGTGGTTTTAGATTTCTACCGTGGAGGTTATGATGAATCGACTATTGGAGGAAATCTTTTATTAGAAAACAATAGTATAACTCATAGTGGTACAGGCGAAAAAGACCAAATTCTTATAAAAAACAGAGGTATTGTAAACGTAGAATTTTCTGGAAACACATTTAAAAACAACCCAGTAAAACTTATAGCGATTTTATGGGGTGAAAAAGGACAAGAACCAGGTGTAAATACTATTGAAAATTCAGGTAAAATAGAGGTGGTTAAAAATCTAAAATTAAAGTTAATGTATTAG
- a CDS encoding sugar phosphate isomerase/epimerase family protein, with protein MITRREFIAKSTYAASLLPFSALAFQSSILEQPDDMLDVNIFSKHLQFLDYKTTGEMAAEMGFSGVDLTVRPKGHVLPELVKTDLPIAVKAIKASGINCNMITTSIESVFNPLDVDILEAASKERIIYYRTNWFKFKKDISMHDSLLIYQSEIKKLGELNKKLRLVGCYQNHAGTNVGASYWEIKTILEDVNKEYFGTQYDIRHAMVEGGYSWENGFQLLHPNMKVIVLKDFKWAQVNGKWEAINVPIGEGMVDFIKYFKLLKQYKLKPPVSLHLEYDLGGAEKGNAEISIDKKLVFDAMKKDLKSVQQLWKKHNAAKKSNRITLKHI; from the coding sequence ATGATTACCAGAAGAGAATTTATTGCTAAATCAACTTACGCAGCAAGTTTATTACCTTTTTCTGCACTTGCATTTCAAAGCAGTATTTTAGAACAACCAGATGATATGCTTGATGTAAATATATTTTCAAAACATCTTCAATTTTTAGATTATAAAACCACCGGAGAAATGGCTGCAGAAATGGGGTTTTCTGGCGTAGATTTAACGGTGCGTCCAAAAGGTCATGTATTACCAGAACTTGTAAAAACCGACCTGCCAATAGCGGTAAAAGCTATTAAGGCAAGTGGTATTAATTGTAACATGATAACAACAAGTATCGAGAGTGTTTTTAACCCTTTGGATGTAGATATTCTAGAAGCGGCTTCAAAAGAGCGTATTATTTATTATAGAACCAATTGGTTTAAATTCAAAAAAGATATATCGATGCACGATTCGTTATTGATTTATCAAAGTGAAATAAAAAAATTAGGAGAATTAAATAAAAAATTAAGACTTGTTGGTTGTTACCAAAACCATGCAGGCACTAATGTAGGTGCTTCTTATTGGGAAATTAAAACCATTTTAGAGGACGTAAATAAAGAGTATTTTGGCACTCAATATGATATTAGACACGCCATGGTTGAAGGTGGCTATTCTTGGGAAAACGGATTTCAACTTTTACACCCAAATATGAAGGTTATTGTTTTAAAAGACTTTAAATGGGCACAAGTAAACGGAAAATGGGAAGCGATTAATGTGCCCATAGGAGAAGGTATGGTAGATTTTATTAAGTATTTTAAGTTACTAAAACAATACAAATTAAAACCGCCAGTTTCTTTACATTTAGAATATGATTTAGGAGGTGCTGAAAAGGGAAATGCCGAAATTTCCATCGATAAAAAACTAGTGTTCGATGCCATGAAAAAAGATTTAAAGAGCGTTCAACAATTATGGAAAAAGCATAATGCGGCAAAAAAATCAAACAGAATTACATTAAAACATATATAA
- a CDS encoding T9SS type A sorting domain-containing protein codes for MKKTLLIICTVLSTFSFTYAQVYLFEPFDYGNTGISLLDGTRTNPSTNTTWNNYTAGSPTDMTVETDPGWALSQAFDLNPTGNAVYWQGGGEDGELDFPAVSGEGNVIYLSFLLDVVGWSTTISGHVPERYRHISLGINDAGNVGSGIHIGPTATPGDMKFRIALGNSDSGGANDIVWYPTEYTYTDLGTDLTPKVNQFFIVIKYVIGNGVTDGTGTGVGYMWVNPTIGSTEPTPDVTHNVALASKNRTSFQSVLLQASSNNRNPASYVDEIRVAGSWLEAVGLPTLSISKNEIEGLKVYPNPAKDYLTIESNKVKISLVEIYNILGSKVLSSNSLIGNKLNVSSLSKGVYLLKINSEAKTSVRKIVIE; via the coding sequence ATGAAAAAAACATTACTTATTATTTGTACAGTACTCTCTACATTTAGCTTTACTTATGCTCAAGTGTATTTATTTGAGCCTTTCGATTACGGCAATACTGGTATATCCCTTTTAGATGGAACTCGCACCAATCCTTCAACAAATACAACTTGGAATAATTATACAGCAGGATCTCCAACGGATATGACAGTTGAAACAGATCCAGGATGGGCTTTAAGTCAGGCATTTGATCTTAATCCTACAGGAAATGCAGTTTATTGGCAAGGCGGTGGAGAAGATGGAGAGCTAGATTTTCCTGCTGTAAGCGGTGAAGGTAATGTTATTTATCTGTCTTTTTTATTAGATGTTGTTGGTTGGTCTACTACTATTAGTGGTCATGTTCCTGAAAGATATAGACATATTAGTCTTGGAATTAATGATGCTGGTAATGTTGGATCTGGAATACATATTGGGCCAACTGCTACTCCTGGAGATATGAAGTTTAGAATTGCACTAGGGAATTCAGATTCGGGTGGTGCTAATGATATAGTTTGGTATCCTACAGAATATACTTATACAGATCTCGGAACGGACCTAACACCAAAGGTTAATCAGTTTTTTATTGTTATTAAATACGTTATTGGTAATGGTGTAACCGATGGTACGGGTACGGGTGTTGGTTATATGTGGGTTAATCCAACTATTGGGTCTACTGAACCTACTCCAGATGTGACTCATAATGTCGCACTTGCTTCAAAAAATAGAACTAGTTTTCAATCTGTTCTTCTTCAAGCAAGTTCAAATAATAGAAACCCAGCTAGTTATGTTGATGAAATAAGAGTTGCAGGATCTTGGTTAGAAGCTGTAGGTCTTCCAACTTTAAGTATTTCAAAAAATGAAATCGAAGGTTTAAAGGTATATCCTAATCCGGCTAAAGATTATTTAACTATTGAGTCTAACAAAGTAAAGATTTCTTTAGTAGAGATCTATAATATATTAGGTTCAAAAGTATTATCTAGTAATTCACTAATAGGTAATAAACTTAATGTATCTAGTTTATCTAAAGGAGTTTATTTACTAAAAATAAATTCGGAGGCAAAAACTTCAGTTAGAAAAATTGTCATTGAATAA